A genome region from Microbacterium terricola includes the following:
- a CDS encoding GNAT family N-acetyltransferase, whose protein sequence is MQLATPLTLENSFVRLEPLALDHAADLAVAAEGLESAWYTSVPRPDEVEAEIGRRLELSASGWMNPFAVRRLDTGRAVGMTTFCDIDQPNRHVEVGYTWIARDAQGTAVNPAAKLLLLAHAFEACDAIAVELRTHFHNRQSRAAIERLGAKQDGILRNQRIGPDGSLRDTVVFSILPHEWPTVRRGLEARLERFA, encoded by the coding sequence GTGCAGCTCGCGACGCCCCTCACCCTCGAGAACTCCTTCGTCCGGCTGGAGCCGCTCGCCCTCGATCACGCCGCCGACCTCGCCGTCGCCGCCGAGGGCCTGGAGTCGGCCTGGTACACCTCCGTGCCCCGACCGGACGAGGTGGAGGCGGAGATCGGTCGGCGGCTCGAGCTGAGCGCGTCCGGCTGGATGAACCCGTTCGCGGTGCGCCGGCTGGACACCGGCCGGGCGGTGGGCATGACCACCTTCTGCGACATCGACCAGCCCAACCGGCACGTCGAGGTCGGCTACACGTGGATCGCCCGCGATGCCCAGGGCACGGCGGTCAACCCGGCTGCGAAGCTGCTGCTGCTCGCGCACGCGTTCGAGGCCTGCGACGCGATCGCGGTGGAGTTGCGCACGCACTTCCACAACCGCCAGTCGCGCGCCGCGATCGAGCGGCTCGGCGCGAAGCAGGACGGCATCCTGCGGAACCAGCGGATCGGGCCGGACGGCTCGCTGCGCGACACCGTCGTCTTCTCGATCCTGCCGCACGAGTGGCCGACCGTGCGGCGCGGCCTGGAAGCCCGGCTGGAGCGCTTCGCCTGA
- a CDS encoding class I SAM-dependent RNA methyltransferase, translating to MNPGDIIDLELTGVAHGGVFVGRHEGRVVFVPDVLPGERARVRLTDTAKSSFWRGEALEVLDASPHRRAHVWRQADIDVPPEHRPGGADFGHIDLAHQRDLKLEVLRDALARIGRLDVPATIGPALPVVSPSGEVLADESADGTGWRTRVSLHVDADGAIGPFAARSHRVIAVDELPLATPEVARAGLGARIAKPGRIDLVQPADGRVRVIPRPETTRGARRPPAPAEARETVIERVGGRDFRVDAGGFWQVHRLAAHALTTLVTDALRDTTIDQDAAHLDLYGGVGLFAATLAELGATRIVSVESDPRATEHAGENLAEWVGARAETGRVDRWLTGLAATASAAERERLTRGVVLLDPPRAGAGREVVERIAGLAPAAVVYVACDPVALARDLATFRTLGYETPRVQALDLFPHSHHVESVAVLTPASLA from the coding sequence GTGAACCCCGGAGACATCATCGACCTGGAGCTCACCGGCGTCGCCCACGGCGGCGTCTTCGTCGGCCGCCACGAGGGCAGGGTCGTGTTCGTGCCCGACGTGCTGCCGGGCGAGCGGGCCAGGGTGCGGCTCACCGACACGGCCAAGTCGTCGTTCTGGCGCGGCGAGGCGCTCGAGGTGCTCGACGCGTCGCCGCATCGCCGCGCGCACGTCTGGCGCCAGGCCGACATCGACGTGCCGCCCGAGCACCGCCCCGGTGGCGCGGACTTCGGGCACATCGACCTCGCGCACCAGCGCGACCTCAAGCTCGAGGTGCTGCGCGACGCGCTGGCCCGCATCGGGCGGCTCGACGTGCCGGCGACGATCGGCCCCGCGCTGCCCGTGGTCTCCCCGTCCGGCGAGGTGCTCGCCGATGAGAGCGCCGACGGCACCGGCTGGCGCACGCGCGTCAGCCTGCACGTCGACGCGGACGGCGCCATCGGCCCGTTCGCCGCCCGCAGCCACCGCGTCATCGCCGTCGACGAGCTGCCACTGGCCACGCCGGAGGTGGCCCGTGCCGGTCTCGGCGCGCGCATCGCGAAGCCGGGTCGCATCGACCTCGTCCAGCCGGCCGACGGCAGGGTGCGGGTGATCCCGCGCCCCGAGACGACCCGCGGTGCGCGTCGCCCGCCCGCGCCGGCCGAGGCCCGCGAGACGGTGATCGAACGCGTCGGCGGTCGCGACTTCCGCGTCGACGCCGGTGGCTTCTGGCAGGTGCACCGCCTCGCTGCGCACGCCCTCACGACACTCGTGACCGACGCGCTGCGCGACACCACGATCGATCAGGACGCCGCCCACCTCGACCTCTACGGCGGCGTCGGGCTCTTCGCCGCCACCCTCGCCGAGCTCGGCGCGACCAGGATCGTCAGCGTCGAGTCCGACCCGCGTGCCACCGAGCACGCGGGGGAGAACCTGGCGGAGTGGGTCGGCGCGCGCGCCGAGACCGGCCGCGTCGACCGCTGGCTGACGGGGCTCGCGGCCACCGCATCCGCCGCGGAGCGCGAGCGGCTGACGCGCGGCGTCGTGCTGCTGGATCCGCCGCGAGCCGGCGCCGGCCGTGAGGTCGTCGAGCGCATCGCCGGTCTCGCCCCCGCGGCCGTCGTCTACGTCGCCTGCGATCCGGTGGCCCTCGCGCGCGACCTCGCGACCTTCCGCACGCTGGGCTACGAGACCCCCCGCGTGCAGGCCCTCGACCTCTTCCCGCACTCGCACCACGTCGAGTCCGTCGCCGTGCTCACACCAGCCTCGCTAGCCTGA
- a CDS encoding phospho-sugar mutase: MSTAAEQARAWLAQDPDPVTRSELEELLAAADDGDSAAAADLDDRFAGRLAFGTAGLRGRLGAGSNRMNRVLVAQAAAGFAAYLLERAGDDVPTVVVGYDGRRNSDVFARDSAELFAGAGLRAILLPRLLPTPVLAFAVREFGADAGVMVTASHNPPDDNGYKVYLGGADEGSQIVSPADAEIAAHIQRVADEHDVTRLPRSVGYEVAGESVVDAYVAATAAVAPAPASAEGLSWVYTAMHGVGWETFSRIVDAAGYPAPIPVTAQIDPDGAFPTVAFPNPEEPGAMDLAFEAARDAGADLIIANDPDADRLAVAIPDQAADGGWRRLTGNQIGLLLGWRAAREAAERGEVDGRSLACSLVSSPGLAEIAAHYGLDFRATLTGFKWISRAPGIVFGFEEALGYLVNPATVRDKDGISAAIAMLGMAAEARGRGATVADLLDELGATFGHFASDQISVRVEDVSQISDIMAALRAQHPTSIGDVAVDRVDDLLAGGGDLPSGDVVRIWLTDGSRLIVRPSGTEPKLKLYIDVRGDSSADADARLAATADGARALLDALG, encoded by the coding sequence ATGAGCACCGCGGCCGAGCAGGCCCGCGCCTGGCTCGCGCAGGACCCGGATCCGGTCACCCGGAGCGAGCTCGAAGAGCTGCTCGCGGCAGCCGACGACGGCGACTCCGCGGCCGCGGCCGACCTGGACGACCGCTTCGCCGGGCGGCTCGCCTTCGGCACGGCAGGGCTGCGCGGGCGCCTCGGTGCGGGCAGCAACCGGATGAACCGGGTGCTGGTGGCGCAGGCGGCGGCCGGCTTCGCGGCCTATCTGCTCGAGCGCGCGGGCGACGACGTGCCGACGGTCGTCGTCGGCTACGACGGCCGCCGCAACTCCGACGTGTTCGCGCGGGACTCGGCCGAGCTCTTCGCCGGCGCGGGGCTGCGCGCGATCCTACTCCCCCGGCTGCTGCCCACCCCGGTCCTGGCGTTCGCGGTGCGCGAGTTCGGGGCGGATGCCGGCGTCATGGTTACGGCCAGCCACAATCCGCCGGATGACAACGGCTACAAGGTGTACCTCGGGGGCGCCGACGAGGGTTCGCAGATCGTCTCGCCCGCCGACGCGGAGATCGCGGCGCACATCCAGCGCGTCGCCGACGAGCACGACGTCACCCGCCTGCCGCGTTCGGTCGGGTACGAAGTGGCGGGCGAGTCCGTGGTCGACGCGTACGTCGCGGCGACCGCCGCCGTCGCTCCCGCCCCGGCCTCGGCCGAGGGGCTGAGCTGGGTGTACACCGCGATGCACGGGGTGGGCTGGGAGACGTTCTCGCGGATCGTGGATGCTGCCGGCTACCCCGCGCCGATCCCGGTGACGGCCCAGATCGACCCGGACGGCGCCTTCCCCACCGTCGCGTTCCCGAACCCCGAGGAGCCGGGGGCGATGGACCTGGCCTTCGAGGCCGCACGTGACGCGGGAGCCGACCTCATCATCGCCAACGACCCGGACGCCGACCGGCTGGCCGTCGCGATCCCCGACCAGGCCGCCGACGGCGGCTGGCGCCGCCTCACCGGCAACCAGATCGGGCTGCTGCTCGGGTGGCGCGCCGCGCGGGAGGCCGCAGAGCGGGGCGAGGTCGACGGACGCAGCCTCGCGTGCTCGCTCGTCTCCTCGCCGGGACTCGCCGAGATCGCCGCCCACTACGGGCTCGACTTCCGCGCCACCCTCACCGGGTTCAAATGGATCTCGCGCGCGCCCGGCATCGTGTTCGGCTTCGAGGAGGCACTCGGCTATCTCGTCAACCCTGCGACGGTGCGCGACAAGGACGGCATCTCGGCCGCGATCGCGATGCTCGGGATGGCCGCAGAGGCGCGCGGGCGCGGGGCCACCGTCGCCGATCTGCTCGACGAGCTCGGTGCGACGTTCGGCCACTTCGCGAGCGACCAGATCTCGGTGCGCGTCGAGGACGTGTCGCAGATCTCGGACATCATGGCGGCGCTGCGCGCACAGCATCCCACGTCGATCGGCGATGTCGCCGTGGATCGAGTGGACGACCTGCTGGCCGGCGGCGGCGACCTGCCCTCCGGCGACGTCGTGCGCATCTGGCTCACCGACGGCTCGCGCCTGATCGTGCGTCCCAGCGGCACCGAGCCGAAGCTCAAGCTCTACATCGACGTGCGCGGCGACTCATCGGCCGACGCGGACGCGCGACTCGCCGCGACCGCCGACGGCGCGCGCGCACTGCTCGACGCCCTGGGGTGA
- a CDS encoding Maf family protein produces MRVLLASTSPARLMLLRQAGIDPETLAPDVDEDAVIAAVESAEGRTLSPEEHVLLLARRKAADVAARVAAEEPGFDGLVIGGDSMFEIDGKVLGKPHTAEVATARWRAMRGRTGVLHSGHSIYRLRPGADAAEAHAVAAASVTFAADVDDEEVAAYVASGEPLHVAGAFTIDSLGGPFITRVEGEPSTVVGMSLSTLRVLVRELGVAWPSLWNQS; encoded by the coding sequence ATGCGCGTGCTGCTCGCCTCGACCTCGCCCGCCCGGCTCATGCTCCTGCGGCAGGCGGGGATCGATCCGGAGACGCTCGCACCGGACGTCGACGAGGACGCCGTGATCGCCGCCGTCGAGTCCGCCGAGGGCCGCACGCTCAGCCCGGAGGAGCACGTGCTGCTGCTCGCACGGCGCAAGGCCGCGGACGTCGCGGCGAGGGTGGCTGCGGAGGAGCCGGGCTTCGACGGACTCGTCATCGGGGGCGACTCGATGTTCGAGATCGACGGCAAGGTGCTCGGCAAGCCCCACACCGCCGAGGTGGCCACGGCGCGCTGGCGCGCGATGCGCGGCCGCACGGGTGTGCTGCACTCCGGCCATAGCATCTACCGGCTCCGCCCCGGCGCAGACGCGGCCGAGGCGCACGCGGTGGCGGCCGCATCCGTCACGTTCGCGGCCGACGTCGACGACGAGGAGGTCGCGGCGTACGTGGCGTCGGGTGAGCCGCTGCACGTGGCCGGCGCCTTCACGATCGACAGTCTCGGCGGGCCGTTCATCACGCGCGTGGAGGGCGAACCCTCGACCGTCGTCGGGATGTCGCTGTCGACGCTTCGGGTGCTCGTGCGCGAGCTCGGCGTCGCGTGGCCGAGTCTGTGGAACCAGTCGTAG
- a CDS encoding acetyl/propionyl/methylcrotonyl-CoA carboxylase subunit alpha, which produces MPQIAKVLIANRGEIAVRVIRAARDAGKSSVAVYADQDRDALHARLADEAYALDGSTSADTYLSIEKILSVARRSGADAVHPGYGFLAENADFARAVIAAGLVWIGPSPEAIEALGDKVTARHVAEKVGAPLAPGTPGPVSGADEVIAFAEEFGLPIAIKAAYGGGGRGLKVARELAEVPEAFESATREAVAAFGRGECFVEKYLDKPRHVETQCLADATGTVVVVSTRDCSLQRRHQKLVEEAPAPFLSDEQNATLYAASKAILAEVGYVGAGTCEFLIGADGTISFLEVNTRLQVEHPVSEEVTGIDLVREQFRLAVGGTLDYADPEPVGHSIEFRVNGEDPGRGFLPQPGPIHVFKTFGGPGIRLDSGVTAGDEVSGAFDSLLGKIIITGRDRDEALERARRALDEFEVAGLPTVLPFHRKVVRDPAFTAEDGVFGVYTRWIETEFVNDIPPWDGEIGDAKPADPRHTVVVEVGGKRLEVSLPDRIVSAPSAAGRPAAVPPSRRSHATAVSAGASGDAVKAPMQATIVKVAVEDGQQVVKGDLVVVLEAMKMEQPIQAHKDGVIGAINAAAGSTVSAGHQLLTIS; this is translated from the coding sequence ATGCCTCAGATCGCCAAGGTCCTCATCGCGAACCGCGGCGAGATCGCCGTCCGCGTCATCCGGGCGGCGCGCGACGCCGGCAAGTCGTCGGTCGCCGTCTACGCCGACCAGGATCGCGATGCCCTCCACGCCCGTCTCGCCGACGAGGCGTACGCCCTCGACGGCTCGACCAGCGCCGACACCTATCTCTCCATCGAGAAGATCCTGTCGGTCGCGCGGCGCTCCGGGGCGGACGCCGTTCACCCCGGCTATGGCTTCCTCGCCGAGAACGCCGACTTCGCCCGCGCCGTCATCGCGGCCGGCCTGGTCTGGATCGGCCCGTCGCCCGAGGCCATCGAGGCGCTCGGCGACAAGGTGACCGCACGGCACGTCGCCGAGAAGGTCGGTGCCCCGCTCGCACCCGGCACACCCGGCCCTGTCTCCGGAGCCGACGAGGTCATCGCCTTCGCCGAGGAGTTCGGTCTGCCCATCGCGATCAAGGCCGCCTACGGCGGCGGCGGGCGTGGCCTCAAGGTCGCCCGCGAGCTCGCCGAGGTGCCGGAGGCGTTCGAGTCCGCCACCCGTGAGGCGGTCGCCGCCTTCGGCCGCGGCGAGTGCTTCGTCGAGAAGTACCTCGACAAGCCGCGCCACGTCGAGACCCAGTGCCTCGCCGACGCGACCGGCACCGTCGTCGTCGTCTCCACGCGCGACTGCTCGCTCCAGCGCCGCCACCAGAAGCTCGTGGAGGAGGCGCCGGCGCCGTTCCTCAGCGACGAGCAGAACGCCACGCTCTATGCGGCGTCCAAGGCGATCCTCGCGGAGGTCGGCTACGTCGGCGCCGGCACGTGCGAGTTCCTGATCGGCGCGGACGGCACCATCTCGTTCCTCGAGGTGAACACCCGCCTCCAGGTCGAGCACCCGGTCTCCGAGGAGGTCACCGGCATCGACCTCGTCCGCGAGCAGTTCCGCCTCGCGGTGGGCGGCACCCTCGACTACGCGGACCCAGAGCCCGTCGGCCACTCCATCGAGTTCCGCGTCAACGGCGAGGATCCCGGCCGCGGGTTCCTCCCCCAGCCGGGCCCGATCCACGTGTTCAAGACCTTCGGCGGCCCCGGCATCCGGCTCGACTCCGGTGTGACCGCGGGCGACGAGGTCAGCGGCGCATTCGACTCGCTCCTCGGCAAGATCATCATCACCGGGCGCGATCGCGACGAAGCACTCGAGCGCGCGCGCCGCGCGCTCGACGAGTTCGAGGTCGCCGGGCTGCCGACCGTGCTGCCCTTCCACCGCAAGGTGGTCCGCGACCCGGCCTTCACCGCCGAGGACGGCGTCTTCGGTGTGTACACGCGCTGGATCGAGACGGAGTTCGTGAACGACATCCCGCCGTGGGACGGCGAGATCGGCGACGCGAAGCCCGCGGACCCGCGCCACACCGTGGTCGTCGAAGTCGGAGGCAAGCGCCTCGAGGTCAGCCTGCCCGACCGCATCGTGAGCGCCCCGTCCGCCGCAGGGCGCCCTGCGGCGGTGCCGCCCTCGCGTCGCTCGCACGCCACCGCCGTCTCGGCGGGAGCATCAGGCGACGCCGTCAAGGCGCCGATGCAGGCCACCATCGTCAAGGTCGCCGTCGAGGACGGCCAGCAGGTCGTCAAGGGCGATCTGGTCGTCGTGCTCGAGGCGATGAAGATGGAGCAGCCCATCCAGGCGCACAAGGACGGCGTCATCGGCGCGATCAACGCCGCCGCGGGCAGCACCGTGTCGGCAGGGCACCAGCTCCTCACCATCTCGTAA
- a CDS encoding MFS transporter, with product MTVADAAPAEKADPPHWLRNAVLFLGGQTVSLLGSMLVQYAVFWYLTITYQSGVIMMLAALFGFLPQAVISVFGGVWADRHNRKLLVIAADAAIAMTTLALALTMLSGVDAVWVLFLALAIRSAGAGIQMPAVAALLPQIVPVRALIRVNGINGSIQSAMALLAPAAAGAIYAWASAGFPSATAALVPIFFIDVVTAAVGIGLLLLIPVAAVRRAGDVETGYFADLVDGVRYVTGHAFVRWLLGLFAIIFVLTVAPSNLTPLMAVRSFDAGEEQNVINLAVLEISFSIGMMLGGILVASLFANRSRIGLIVTSSLVFGGLSIGMGLSPNIWVFFGFMFLIGLAVPFFSTSSMTLLQETVEPERQGRVFGFVGIVMAVAMPLGMVVFGPLADVVPIEVLLVAAGVLTFGVVGAAVWLPAGRRAIAAARAAAQAPADPRERAAVVEAAMHPDED from the coding sequence GTGACCGTGGCCGACGCCGCACCCGCCGAGAAGGCCGATCCGCCGCACTGGCTGCGCAACGCCGTGCTGTTCCTGGGCGGGCAGACGGTGAGCCTGCTGGGCTCGATGCTCGTGCAGTACGCGGTCTTCTGGTACCTGACGATCACCTACCAGTCCGGCGTCATCATGATGCTGGCGGCGCTGTTCGGCTTCCTGCCGCAGGCGGTGATCTCGGTCTTCGGCGGCGTCTGGGCCGACCGGCACAATCGCAAGCTCCTCGTCATCGCCGCCGACGCCGCCATCGCGATGACGACGCTCGCCCTGGCGCTGACCATGCTGAGCGGCGTCGATGCCGTGTGGGTGCTGTTCCTCGCCCTCGCGATCCGGTCCGCCGGCGCGGGGATCCAGATGCCCGCGGTCGCCGCCCTGCTCCCGCAGATCGTGCCCGTGCGCGCCCTGATCCGCGTCAACGGCATCAACGGGTCGATCCAGTCCGCGATGGCGCTGCTCGCGCCGGCGGCGGCGGGCGCGATCTACGCATGGGCGTCGGCTGGATTCCCTTCGGCGACGGCCGCACTCGTTCCGATCTTCTTCATCGACGTGGTGACCGCCGCCGTCGGGATCGGGCTGCTGCTGCTGATCCCCGTGGCCGCGGTGCGGCGTGCCGGCGACGTCGAGACCGGCTACTTCGCCGACCTCGTCGACGGCGTCCGCTACGTCACAGGGCACGCGTTCGTGCGGTGGCTGCTCGGGCTGTTCGCGATCATCTTCGTGCTGACCGTCGCGCCGTCCAACCTCACCCCGCTCATGGCGGTCCGCTCCTTCGACGCGGGCGAGGAGCAGAACGTCATCAACCTCGCGGTGCTGGAGATCTCGTTCAGCATCGGCATGATGCTGGGCGGCATCCTGGTCGCGTCGCTGTTCGCGAACCGCAGCAGGATCGGACTCATCGTCACGTCCTCCCTCGTCTTCGGCGGACTGTCGATCGGCATGGGGCTGTCTCCGAACATCTGGGTGTTCTTCGGCTTCATGTTCCTGATCGGGCTCGCGGTGCCCTTCTTCTCGACCTCGTCGATGACGCTCCTGCAGGAGACCGTCGAACCGGAGCGCCAGGGCCGGGTGTTCGGCTTCGTCGGCATCGTGATGGCGGTGGCGATGCCGCTCGGCATGGTCGTGTTCGGCCCGCTCGCCGATGTCGTGCCGATCGAGGTGCTGCTGGTAGCCGCCGGGGTGCTCACCTTCGGGGTGGTGGGCGCGGCGGTGTGGCTGCCGGCCGGGCGCAGGGCGATCGCCGCCGCGCGCGCAGCCGCCCAGGCGCCGGCCGATCCACGCGAGCGCGCCGCGGTCGTGGAGGCGGCGATGCACCCGGACGAGGACTGA
- a CDS encoding NAD(P)H-quinone dehydrogenase, producing the protein MTASFESTQSVAILGGGPGGYEAALAAAQLGAEVTLVERAGVGGSAVITDVVPSKSLIATADAAVAIAGASDLGVQLFAKGAAGTPLKPQIAINLSAVNRRLLALARQQSDDMRSALVDAGVRIIAGQGRLEGRNAVVVSTESGGTDFDRIEADTLVVSVGASPRELPEAKPDGERILTWTQLYDMRSLPEHLIVVGSGVTGAEFAGAYMNLGAKVTLVSSRDRVLPGEDRDAAAVLEKVFKRGGMTVLSKSRADRVERNGDGVTVHLADGRVVEGSHCLMAVGSIPNTHGIGLEEAGVQMSTSGHIQVNRVARTSVPNIYAAGDCTTFVPLASVASMQGRIAIFHALGDTVIPLERRRITSNIFTAPEIATVGWSESDVEAGLVDGVVHKLPIAANPRAKMMGTKDGFVKIIARKGSGSVMGGVIVAPRASELIYPIAIAVERRLTVDQVSRVFAVYPSLTGSITDATRAMHSVDRSAEGGE; encoded by the coding sequence ATGACCGCGAGCTTCGAGAGCACCCAGAGTGTCGCCATCCTCGGCGGCGGACCCGGAGGCTACGAGGCCGCGCTCGCCGCGGCGCAGCTCGGCGCGGAGGTCACGCTCGTCGAGCGCGCGGGGGTCGGCGGCTCCGCCGTCATCACCGACGTGGTCCCCTCGAAGTCGCTGATCGCGACGGCCGACGCAGCAGTCGCGATCGCCGGTGCGAGCGATCTGGGCGTGCAGCTGTTCGCCAAGGGCGCCGCGGGGACACCGCTGAAGCCCCAGATCGCGATCAACCTCTCGGCGGTCAACCGGCGTCTGCTCGCGCTCGCGCGGCAGCAGTCCGACGACATGCGCAGCGCACTCGTCGACGCGGGCGTGCGCATCATCGCCGGGCAGGGCCGGCTCGAGGGCCGCAACGCGGTCGTCGTGTCCACCGAGAGCGGCGGCACCGACTTCGACCGCATCGAGGCCGACACCCTGGTGGTGTCCGTCGGCGCATCCCCGCGTGAGCTGCCCGAGGCGAAGCCCGACGGCGAGCGGATCCTCACCTGGACGCAGCTCTACGACATGCGCTCGCTCCCCGAGCACCTCATCGTGGTCGGATCCGGCGTCACCGGCGCCGAGTTCGCCGGGGCGTACATGAACCTCGGCGCCAAGGTCACGCTCGTCTCCAGCCGCGACCGGGTGCTGCCAGGCGAGGACCGCGACGCGGCCGCCGTGCTCGAGAAGGTGTTCAAGCGCGGAGGCATGACGGTGCTCTCGAAGTCGCGGGCCGACCGCGTCGAGCGCAACGGCGACGGCGTCACCGTCCACCTCGCCGACGGGCGCGTGGTCGAGGGCAGCCACTGCCTCATGGCGGTGGGCTCCATCCCCAACACGCACGGCATCGGCCTCGAGGAGGCGGGCGTGCAGATGTCGACGTCCGGTCACATCCAGGTCAACCGCGTCGCCCGCACGTCCGTCCCGAACATCTACGCCGCCGGCGACTGCACGACCTTCGTGCCGCTGGCATCGGTCGCGTCCATGCAGGGGCGCATCGCGATCTTCCACGCGCTCGGCGACACCGTGATCCCGCTCGAGCGGCGCCGGATCACGTCGAACATCTTCACCGCGCCGGAGATCGCCACGGTCGGCTGGTCGGAGAGCGATGTCGAGGCGGGTCTCGTCGACGGCGTCGTGCACAAGCTCCCGATCGCGGCGAACCCCCGCGCGAAGATGATGGGCACGAAGGACGGCTTCGTGAAGATCATCGCCCGCAAGGGCAGCGGCAGCGTCATGGGCGGGGTGATCGTGGCCCCGCGGGCCTCCGAGCTCATCTACCCGATCGCGATCGCCGTGGAGCGCCGGCTCACGGTCGACCAGGTCTCGCGGGTGTTCGCGGTGTACCCCTCGCTCACGGGCAGCATCACCGACGCGACCCGCGCGATGCACAGTGTCGACCGGAGCGCCGAGGGCGGCGAGTGA
- a CDS encoding purine-nucleoside phosphorylase, whose amino-acid sequence MSDNPLDSADADPFEIAAQAADDIARITGVERHDIALTLGSGWGKAAELIGETTATIPATEVTGFSKPALEGHVGTLRSVRTPRGRNVLVIGARTHFYEGHGPRRVVHSVRTAAATGARTMVLTNGAGGIKPTWKPGTPVLISDHINLTGSTPLEGATFIDLTDLYALRLRDLARTIDPSLDEGVYCQFTGPQYETPAEVRMAKAIGGHIVGMSTALEAIAARQAGMEVLGFSLITNMAAGIQTTPLSHQEVIEAGREAEPVISSLLARVIGAL is encoded by the coding sequence ATGTCAGACAACCCTCTCGATTCCGCCGACGCCGACCCGTTCGAGATCGCTGCTCAGGCAGCGGACGACATCGCCAGGATCACCGGCGTCGAGCGCCACGACATCGCCCTCACCCTCGGCAGCGGATGGGGCAAGGCGGCCGAGCTCATCGGCGAGACGACCGCGACCATCCCCGCCACCGAGGTCACCGGCTTCAGCAAGCCGGCCCTCGAGGGCCACGTCGGCACGCTCCGCAGCGTCCGCACGCCGCGGGGCCGCAACGTGCTCGTCATCGGCGCCCGCACGCACTTCTACGAGGGCCACGGACCGCGTCGCGTCGTGCACAGCGTGCGCACGGCGGCGGCCACGGGTGCGCGGACCATGGTGCTCACCAACGGCGCCGGCGGCATCAAGCCGACCTGGAAGCCCGGCACTCCGGTCCTGATCAGCGACCACATCAACCTCACCGGCTCCACGCCGCTCGAGGGTGCCACGTTCATCGACCTCACCGACCTGTACGCCCTCCGGCTGCGCGACCTGGCCCGCACGATCGACCCGAGCCTCGACGAGGGCGTGTACTGCCAGTTCACCGGTCCCCAGTACGAGACGCCGGCCGAGGTGCGTATGGCGAAGGCGATCGGCGGTCACATCGTCGGCATGTCCACCGCGCTCGAGGCGATCGCCGCACGGCAGGCGGGGATGGAGGTGCTGGGCTTCTCGCTCATCACGAACATGGCCGCCGGGATCCAGACCACCCCGCTCAGCCACCAGGAGGTGATCGAGGCCGGCCGTGAGGCGGAGCCGGTGATCTCGTCGCTGTTGGCGCGCGTGATCGGGGCCCTCTGA
- a CDS encoding response regulator transcription factor: MTRVALIDDHESVRLGLTAACLRAGSAEVVFSGSSVGEYLDWRVFSKSPPADVVVLDLTLGDGTTVTENVHNLVRDGSSVIIHSVADRPAAVREALAAGAAGVVSKSSPIDDVIAAVRTVAAGEVLNNVEWASAVEGDRAFADAQLSTREREVLRLYAAGLPLKVVAERLGVAYSTAKENITRVRVKYVEVGRPAPTKVDLLRRAMEDGILAEPEAGGAGVQER, from the coding sequence ATGACCCGGGTTGCCCTCATCGACGACCACGAGTCCGTGCGCCTGGGGCTCACGGCCGCCTGCCTGCGGGCGGGCTCGGCCGAGGTCGTCTTCTCCGGCAGCTCGGTCGGCGAGTACCTGGACTGGCGCGTGTTCAGCAAGTCGCCGCCCGCTGACGTCGTCGTGCTCGATCTCACCCTCGGCGACGGGACGACGGTCACCGAGAACGTGCACAACCTCGTGCGCGACGGGTCCAGCGTCATCATCCACAGCGTGGCCGATCGGCCGGCCGCCGTGCGCGAGGCGCTCGCCGCCGGTGCCGCGGGCGTCGTCAGCAAGTCGTCGCCGATCGACGACGTCATCGCCGCGGTGCGCACGGTGGCCGCAGGCGAAGTGCTCAACAACGTCGAGTGGGCGAGCGCCGTCGAGGGCGATCGCGCCTTCGCCGACGCGCAGCTGTCGACCCGCGAGCGCGAGGTCCTCCGGCTGTACGCGGCGGGGCTTCCGCTGAAGGTGGTGGCCGAGCGCCTCGGCGTGGCGTACTCCACCGCCAAGGAGAACATCACCCGCGTACGCGTGAAGTACGTCGAGGTGGGCCGCCCCGCGCCCACCAAGGTCGACCTGCTGCGCCGCGCGATGGAGGACGGCATCCTCGCCGAGCCCGAGGCCGGAGGCGCGGGTGTCCAGGAGCGCTGA